A window of bacterium contains these coding sequences:
- a CDS encoding MmgE/PrpD family protein: MQVRERVTLSGHLAAFVAGLRYEDLPAEVVARAKSAVLDTVGAALGGVGTDEGDRALAALAICAPGDLCAVWGTTMRSSVPGAALANGTRAHARELDDYGGCGHSGAVVVPAAIAAGEHRRISGKALLAAVVAGYDVAARVMDAAGAYKPHNARGWHSTGTVGSFGAAAAAAKALDLGAAGTAHAIGIAGSFTGGLWAFIRDGAMTKRLHPGKAAENGVLAAYLAEQGFTGPSEILEAPWGGFLSTYDAGPSDPAAVTADLGRRYLIMRSGIKPFACCAAIHAPLGAFQDLLACHNVSADQVARVTVRGTAYAVRQLGKHDVETTLDAQMSLPYSFAVALRTGRAGRDEYGEPLLRDPAVRTLASRVELVEDPAFTEETPKVVEVETADGRRFTGSQEFPRGHARNPLSAADVEAKFMGLASAVLGARGAARVREIVGGLEAEPSLGSLLDAATPAHTRSRG, from the coding sequence ATGCAGGTCCGTGAGCGCGTGACGCTGAGCGGCCATCTCGCGGCGTTCGTCGCCGGTCTGCGCTACGAGGATCTTCCGGCCGAGGTGGTTGCACGGGCCAAGTCGGCGGTGCTCGACACGGTGGGCGCGGCGCTCGGCGGGGTGGGCACCGACGAAGGCGACCGCGCGCTCGCGGCGCTGGCGATCTGCGCGCCGGGGGACCTCTGCGCCGTCTGGGGCACCACGATGCGCAGCAGCGTGCCGGGCGCGGCGCTCGCGAACGGCACCCGCGCCCACGCGCGGGAGCTGGACGATTACGGGGGCTGCGGCCACTCCGGCGCGGTCGTCGTGCCGGCCGCGATCGCGGCCGGCGAGCACCGGCGGATCTCCGGCAAGGCCCTGCTCGCGGCCGTCGTCGCCGGCTACGACGTCGCCGCGCGCGTGATGGACGCCGCGGGAGCGTACAAACCCCACAACGCGCGGGGCTGGCACTCCACCGGCACGGTGGGGAGCTTCGGCGCCGCGGCGGCCGCGGCCAAGGCGCTGGACCTCGGCGCCGCCGGGACGGCCCACGCCATCGGCATCGCGGGCTCGTTCACCGGCGGGCTGTGGGCCTTCATCCGCGACGGCGCGATGACGAAGCGCCTGCATCCGGGCAAAGCCGCCGAAAACGGCGTGCTCGCGGCGTACCTCGCGGAGCAGGGGTTCACCGGGCCGTCCGAGATCCTCGAGGCGCCGTGGGGCGGGTTCCTGTCCACGTACGACGCCGGACCGTCCGACCCCGCGGCGGTCACCGCGGACCTCGGCCGCCGGTATCTCATCATGCGCTCCGGCATCAAGCCGTTTGCCTGCTGCGCCGCGATTCACGCGCCGCTCGGGGCCTTTCAAGACCTCCTGGCGTGCCACAACGTATCCGCCGACCAGGTGGCCAGGGTCACCGTGCGGGGCACGGCGTACGCGGTGCGGCAGCTCGGCAAGCACGACGTCGAGACGACGCTCGACGCGCAGATGAGCTTGCCCTACAGCTTCGCCGTGGCGCTGCGTACCGGACGCGCCGGCCGCGACGAGTACGGCGAGCCGCTGCTGCGCGATCCGGCGGTGCGCACGCTCGCGTCCCGCGTGGAGCTCGTCGAGGATCCGGCGTTCACCGAAGAGACGCCGAAGGTCGTGGAGGTCGAGACGGCGGACGGACGGCGCTTCACCGGGTCGCAGGAGTTCCCACGCGGCCACGCGCGCAATCCGCTGAGCGCCGCGGACGTCGAGGCGAAGTTCATGGGCCTCGCGTCGGCGGTGCTGGGCGCGCGCGGCGCGGCGCGCGTGCGCGAGATCGTCGGCGGGCTCGAGGCGGAGCCGTCGCTCGGCTCCCTGCTGGACGCCGCCACGCCGGCGCACACCCGTTCAAGGGGGTAG
- the argH gene encoding argininosuccinate lyase, giving the protein MRKQRSSEYRGFRNAGIRLDEDVLPDVEEHRSDRVLKTLYSVHAFDKAHLVMLAEESLIPKADAAAMLSVLRESEQEGTEQVRLRVGGGNHSGEQMLIRRLGEEVGGRIHLGRSSGDLGAISRRIPQRDRVLEVLGEINRVREMFLTMAAEHVETIMPGYTFGQHAQPITLAHYLIASAAVLERDFERGLALYRRTNQSPAGAAIMAGSDFPLNRHRTSELLGFDQPIRNTFDAIQTGDVSLEAFCFLAVLNNSVGRWADDIVLWSTSEFGTVDIPDRFCGTSSIMMQKKNPYGPQYVKGMASMSLGALVVGFHVDKGPTGVPALERQYAGELLWRLFDDTVRDLRWWRQLMPEVRWNTKLMRRRAGEFWAQATDIAGALVRDKNMSWRTAHQIVGILVRYGYERGFGPGDVTPALLDEAAVEYMGEPVHLSKESLRRALDPEHFVRSRTLYGGPAPEEARRQIDEYRARLARDDGEVAAARRHLEESRAKLEAAVDAVLASA; this is encoded by the coding sequence ATGCGCAAGCAGCGGTCGTCGGAGTATCGCGGCTTTCGAAACGCGGGCATTCGCCTCGATGAGGACGTCCTTCCCGACGTCGAGGAGCACCGCAGCGACCGGGTCCTCAAGACCCTGTACTCGGTGCACGCGTTCGACAAGGCGCACCTCGTGATGCTCGCCGAGGAGAGCCTGATTCCGAAGGCCGATGCCGCGGCGATGCTCTCCGTCCTCCGTGAGTCCGAGCAGGAGGGCACCGAGCAGGTCCGGCTGCGCGTCGGCGGGGGCAATCACTCCGGCGAGCAGATGCTGATCCGCCGGCTCGGCGAGGAGGTTGGCGGCCGCATCCACCTCGGACGCAGCTCCGGCGATCTCGGCGCGATCTCCCGCCGCATTCCGCAGCGCGACCGCGTGCTCGAGGTCCTCGGCGAGATCAACCGGGTGCGCGAAATGTTCCTCACGATGGCGGCCGAGCACGTCGAGACGATCATGCCGGGGTACACGTTTGGGCAGCACGCCCAGCCGATCACGCTGGCCCACTATCTGATCGCGTCGGCGGCGGTGCTCGAGCGGGACTTCGAGCGCGGCCTCGCGCTCTACCGGCGGACGAACCAGAGCCCCGCCGGCGCGGCGATCATGGCCGGGTCGGACTTCCCGTTGAACCGGCACCGCACGTCCGAGCTGCTCGGCTTCGATCAGCCGATCCGCAACACGTTCGACGCGATCCAGACCGGCGACGTCTCGCTCGAGGCGTTCTGCTTCCTCGCCGTGCTGAACAACAGCGTCGGCCGCTGGGCCGACGACATCGTGCTGTGGAGCACGTCGGAGTTCGGGACGGTCGACATCCCGGACCGGTTCTGCGGCACGAGCAGCATCATGATGCAGAAGAAGAACCCGTACGGGCCGCAGTACGTCAAGGGCATGGCCTCGATGAGCCTCGGCGCGCTCGTCGTCGGATTCCACGTGGACAAGGGCCCCACCGGCGTGCCGGCGCTCGAGCGGCAGTATGCCGGCGAGCTGCTGTGGCGGCTGTTCGACGACACGGTGCGGGACCTCAGGTGGTGGCGGCAGCTGATGCCGGAGGTGCGGTGGAATACGAAGCTGATGCGCCGCCGCGCCGGGGAATTTTGGGCGCAGGCGACGGACATCGCCGGGGCGCTCGTACGCGACAAGAATATGTCCTGGCGGACCGCGCATCAGATCGTCGGCATCCTCGTCCGCTACGGATACGAGCGCGGCTTTGGGCCGGGCGACGTGACGCCGGCGCTGCTCGACGAGGCCGCGGTCGAATACATGGGCGAGCCGGTGCACCTGAGCAAGGAGAGCCTCCGCCGCGCGCTGGATCCCGAGCACTTCGTCAGGAGCCGGACCCTCTACGGCGGTCCGGCGCCGGAGGAAGCCCGGCGGCAGATCGACGAGTACCGCGCGCGGCTCGCGCGCGACGACGGCGAGGTCGCCGCGGCCCGGCGGCATCTCGAGGAGTCGCGCGCCAAGCTCGAGGCCGCGGTCGACGCGGTGCTGGCGTCGGCGTAA
- a CDS encoding dienelactone hydrolase family protein: MKLRDEWVTYDSAGAGVRAYQAWPDHGDEPLPAVVVIMEIWGVDGHIQDLVRRFATSGYLACAPELYSHGSLPPALSQERIAAVKAFFETVPPAVWQNPAERDAAAAKQAEPRRTALQETMGLLFNPNRPWDRYVGDLRAAVRHVQAHPRATGARVGSTGYCMGGALSGRLACAEPALAAAAIYYGAAPPADQIPNIRCPVMGFYGGDDPRITEGVPAFAEAMKAAGKPFEHHVYPGAPHAFFNDERRSFRIGPSRDAWARTLAFFARHLAA; this comes from the coding sequence GTGAAGCTGCGCGACGAGTGGGTGACCTATGATTCCGCGGGCGCCGGGGTGCGCGCCTACCAGGCATGGCCCGACCACGGCGACGAGCCGCTACCGGCCGTCGTCGTTATCATGGAGATCTGGGGCGTCGACGGGCACATTCAGGATCTGGTCCGCCGGTTTGCGACCTCGGGCTACCTTGCGTGTGCGCCGGAATTATATTCCCACGGCAGCCTCCCGCCCGCGCTGTCGCAGGAGCGGATCGCGGCGGTGAAGGCGTTCTTCGAGACGGTGCCGCCGGCCGTCTGGCAGAATCCCGCCGAGCGCGACGCCGCCGCCGCGAAGCAGGCCGAGCCGCGGCGCACCGCGCTTCAGGAGACGATGGGCCTGCTCTTCAATCCGAACCGCCCCTGGGACCGCTACGTCGGCGACCTCCGCGCGGCGGTCCGGCACGTGCAGGCGCATCCGCGGGCCACAGGCGCGCGCGTCGGCTCGACCGGCTACTGCATGGGCGGGGCCTTGTCCGGGCGCCTCGCGTGCGCGGAGCCGGCCCTCGCGGCCGCCGCCATCTACTATGGGGCCGCGCCGCCGGCCGATCAGATTCCGAACATCCGCTGTCCCGTCATGGGCTTCTACGGCGGCGACGACCCGCGGATCACGGAGGGGGTGCCGGCGTTTGCCGAGGCGATGAAGGCGGCCGGCAAGCCGTTCGAGCACCACGTCTACCCGGGCGCGCCGCACGCGTTCTTCAACGACGAGCGGCGTTCGTTCCGGATCGGCCCCTCGCGTGACGCGTGGGCCCGGACGCTGGCGTTCTTCGCCCGGCACCTGGCGGCCTGA
- a CDS encoding DsbA family oxidoreductase has translation MRIEVVSDVVCPWCFVGKRRLEQALAIVRGGAPGGAADVHVTWKPYELNPDLPREGVDRAAYRRAKFGSLERSQRLDARLLAVGESVGIPFAFDKIQRTPNTFDAHRLLWLADSLGRQDALAEALFHAYFLDGRDAGDHGVLADLAAASGIPRESAAALLAGRDGEADVRREEDRAIRSGIQGVPHFIIDGARQISGAQDPAVIAAAIRDALGTAANAET, from the coding sequence GTGCGAATCGAAGTCGTCTCGGACGTCGTCTGTCCCTGGTGCTTCGTCGGCAAGCGCCGCCTCGAGCAGGCCCTCGCGATCGTGCGCGGCGGTGCGCCCGGCGGGGCCGCGGATGTCCACGTGACCTGGAAGCCCTACGAGCTCAACCCCGATCTGCCCCGCGAAGGCGTCGACCGCGCGGCCTACCGCCGCGCCAAGTTCGGCAGTCTCGAACGATCGCAGCGGTTGGACGCGCGCCTTTTGGCGGTCGGCGAAAGCGTCGGGATCCCGTTCGCGTTCGACAAGATCCAGCGGACGCCCAACACTTTCGACGCGCACCGGCTGCTCTGGCTCGCCGATTCGCTGGGCCGGCAGGACGCGCTCGCGGAGGCGCTGTTCCACGCGTACTTTCTGGACGGCCGCGACGCCGGCGATCACGGCGTGCTCGCGGACCTCGCCGCGGCCTCGGGCATTCCACGCGAGAGCGCGGCGGCGCTCCTCGCCGGCCGCGACGGCGAAGCCGACGTGCGGAGAGAAGAGGACCGCGCCATACGATCCGGCATCCAGGGGGTGCCGCACTTCATCATCGACGGGGCGCGCCAGATCTCCGGCGCGCAGGATCCCGCGGTGATCGCGGCCGCGATCCGGGACGCGCTGGGCACCGCCGCGAACGCGGAGACATAG
- a CDS encoding chromate transporter, producing the protein MTPGGAGGAWAYGASQDAPGLAEIFWAFLLVGCTAFGGAMFWAHRMLVRRRRWLRPEEFADLLGLCQFLPGPNIVNLATVLGEGYRGFPGAVAALAGLLLVPMLIVTAMAALYARFGALAPVHGVFSGVAASAAGLALGLAGHVARPVLRQRSWTSAPVMAAAFVAVGLLRWPVAWTLLALAPLSIALVWRRTA; encoded by the coding sequence ATGACACCGGGCGGTGCCGGCGGCGCCTGGGCCTACGGCGCGAGCCAAGACGCCCCCGGGCTCGCCGAGATCTTCTGGGCGTTTCTGCTGGTCGGCTGCACGGCTTTCGGCGGCGCGATGTTCTGGGCGCACCGGATGCTCGTGCGCCGGCGGCGCTGGCTGCGTCCGGAAGAGTTCGCGGACCTCCTGGGCCTCTGCCAGTTTCTCCCCGGGCCCAATATCGTGAACCTCGCGACCGTGCTCGGGGAGGGGTACCGCGGGTTCCCGGGCGCCGTGGCGGCCCTCGCCGGTCTGCTCCTGGTGCCGATGCTGATCGTCACGGCGATGGCGGCGCTCTACGCACGGTTCGGGGCGCTCGCGCCCGTGCACGGCGTCTTCTCCGGCGTCGCCGCGTCCGCGGCGGGGCTCGCGCTTGGGCTGGCCGGTCACGTCGCGCGGCCGGTCCTCAGGCAGCGCTCCTGGACGTCGGCGCCGGTCATGGCCGCGGCGTTCGTCGCGGTCGGCCTGCTGCGCTGGCCCGTCGCCTGGACGCTGCTCGCGCTGGCGCCGCTGAGCATCGCGCTCGTCTGGCGGCGCACGGCGTGA
- a CDS encoding chromate transporter → MTAAGTLVTLARVFAGVSLLGFGGINTVLPEIHREAVEAARWITDRQFADLYALSQAEPGPNSFIATLIGFQAAGAAGAVVSTMAICLPPAALAYLVARVWGRIRGSRWRAAIQAALTPVMVGLITASALILIRAADHSAAAFAVTAGTALLAYTTNVNPLWAFVVAGLLGLAGVF, encoded by the coding sequence GTGACCGCGGCCGGCACGCTCGTCACGCTGGCCCGCGTCTTCGCCGGAGTCTCGCTGCTCGGATTCGGCGGCATCAACACGGTGCTGCCGGAGATTCATCGTGAGGCGGTGGAAGCCGCGCGCTGGATCACCGACCGGCAGTTCGCGGACCTCTATGCGCTCAGCCAGGCGGAGCCGGGTCCCAACTCGTTCATCGCGACGCTGATCGGCTTCCAGGCGGCCGGCGCGGCGGGCGCCGTCGTGTCGACGATGGCGATCTGCCTGCCGCCGGCGGCGCTGGCCTACCTCGTGGCGCGCGTCTGGGGCCGGATCCGCGGCAGCCGGTGGCGGGCGGCGATTCAGGCCGCGCTCACCCCGGTGATGGTCGGCCTCATCACCGCGAGCGCGCTCATTCTGATACGCGCCGCGGACCACAGCGCCGCGGCGTTCGCGGTGACGGCGGGTACCGCGCTGCTGGCCTACACGACCAACGTCAACCCGCTGTGGGCGTTCGTGGTCGCGGGCCTCCTCGGGCTCGCCGGCGTGTTCTGA
- a CDS encoding acyl-CoA dehydrogenase family protein has product MHFELSDDQRQIVDGVRALCRQYPDAYWRELDRTGGYPDAFVKALSQGGWLAALIPEEYGGTGLGITEAALILEEVNRSGGNSGACHAQMYIMGTLLRHGSEAQKKRWLPRIASGELRLQAFGVTEPAAGSETTRIQTTAVRRGDRYAVNGQKVFISRTEHSDLMLLLARTTPYDQLTDKTRGLSVFMVDLKEAVERGTIQIKPIQLMINHHSTELFINDLEVPAENLIGEEGLGFRYIIDGWNAERILIASESVGDGRWFVERASRYAKERVVFGRPIGANQGVQFPLALAYAHLEAASLVRFQAAWLFDHGQRCGAEANTAKLLAADAAWEAANACLDTHGGFGFAADYDVERKFRETRLYTVAPIANNLVLAYLGQHVLGLPKSY; this is encoded by the coding sequence ATGCACTTCGAACTGAGCGACGACCAGCGGCAGATCGTCGACGGCGTCCGCGCGCTCTGCCGGCAGTATCCCGACGCGTACTGGCGCGAGCTCGACCGCACCGGCGGCTATCCCGACGCGTTCGTCAAGGCGCTCTCCCAGGGCGGCTGGCTGGCCGCGCTGATCCCCGAGGAGTACGGCGGGACCGGCCTCGGCATCACCGAGGCGGCGCTGATCCTCGAGGAGGTCAACCGGTCCGGCGGCAACTCCGGCGCCTGCCACGCGCAGATGTACATCATGGGCACGCTGCTGCGGCACGGCAGCGAGGCGCAGAAAAAGCGCTGGCTGCCGCGCATCGCCTCCGGCGAGCTGCGCCTGCAGGCGTTCGGCGTGACGGAGCCGGCCGCCGGCTCGGAGACGACGCGCATCCAGACGACCGCGGTCCGCCGCGGCGACCGCTACGCGGTCAACGGCCAGAAAGTGTTCATCTCGCGGACCGAGCACTCCGATCTGATGCTGCTGCTCGCGCGGACGACGCCGTACGACCAGCTCACCGACAAGACGCGCGGCCTCTCCGTGTTTATGGTCGATCTCAAGGAGGCCGTCGAGCGCGGCACGATTCAGATCAAGCCGATCCAGCTGATGATCAACCACCATTCGACCGAGCTGTTCATCAACGATCTCGAGGTGCCGGCCGAGAACCTGATCGGCGAGGAGGGGCTCGGCTTCCGCTACATCATCGACGGCTGGAACGCGGAGCGCATTCTCATCGCCTCGGAGTCGGTCGGCGACGGCCGGTGGTTCGTCGAGCGTGCGTCGCGCTACGCCAAGGAGCGCGTCGTGTTCGGCCGGCCGATCGGCGCCAACCAGGGCGTGCAGTTTCCGCTGGCGCTCGCGTACGCGCACCTCGAGGCGGCGAGCCTCGTGCGGTTTCAGGCGGCGTGGCTGTTCGACCACGGACAGCGGTGCGGGGCGGAGGCCAACACGGCCAAGCTGCTCGCGGCCGACGCGGCGTGGGAGGCTGCCAACGCCTGCCTCGACACCCACGGCGGGTTCGGGTTCGCGGCGGACTACGACGTGGAGCGGAAGTTTCGGGAGACGCGCCTCTACACCGTCGCGCCGATCGCGAACAACCTCGTCCTCGCCTATCTCGGGCAGCACGTGCTCGGGCTGCCGAAGTCGTACTAG
- a CDS encoding MaoC family dehydratase, which translates to MTRTTAEGRFFEDFEVGSVYEHPYGRTITDTDNVWFTNLTMNTNPVHFDYAYASKTEFGKPLVNSAFTLALVTGQSVIDISENAFANLGWDKVTLPAPVFVGDTLYAETEVLEKRESRSRPNVGILRFRTRGYKQDGTVVIEFERTILIYKRGQSPRRDRPRPKTAK; encoded by the coding sequence ATGACCCGCACGACCGCGGAGGGCCGCTTCTTCGAAGATTTCGAGGTCGGCAGCGTGTACGAGCACCCGTACGGGCGCACGATCACGGACACCGACAACGTCTGGTTCACCAACCTGACGATGAACACGAACCCCGTCCATTTCGACTACGCTTACGCGTCGAAGACGGAGTTCGGCAAGCCCCTCGTCAACAGCGCGTTCACGCTCGCGCTCGTGACCGGGCAGTCGGTGATCGACATCAGCGAGAACGCGTTCGCGAACCTCGGCTGGGACAAGGTGACCCTCCCGGCGCCGGTGTTCGTCGGCGATACGCTCTACGCGGAGACCGAGGTGCTCGAGAAGCGCGAGTCGCGGTCGCGGCCGAACGTCGGCATCCTGCGATTCCGGACGCGCGGCTACAAGCAGGACGGCACCGTCGTGATCGAGTTCGAGCGCACGATCCTGATCTACAAGCGCGGGCAGTCCCCGCGGCGCGACCGGCCGCGGCCGAAGACGGCGAAATGA
- a CDS encoding CaiB/BaiF CoA-transferase family protein, with protein sequence MLRGIRVLDLTRNIAGPYCAMILGDLGAEVIKVERPGGGDDTREWRPPAWNGISTTFLAFNRNKKSVAVDLDRDEGRDVIVKMARRSDVLLESFRRGSLARRGLDYARVSAENPRIVYCTITGFGTVGPHKDRPGYDPVLQAYSGIMSLTGEPGGRPLRTGPSIVDNGTGMWAALGVVCALLARERTGRGAHVETSLLDTGVTWIGYHLLGYLATGRVPQPVGTTATMIAPYEGFATRDGYLQLAAGNNRIWVQLCEVLELPDLPADPRFRTNADRVAHRDELHEILEARFRTEGAARWEERLLAHGVPCSRVRTLADVAADPQVAALGLLVPVAHPEIPNFAMVDLPLAIDGQRAAAQVAPPAVGQHTDEVLGELGYSPAEIAALRETGAVG encoded by the coding sequence GTGCTGCGGGGGATCCGCGTCCTGGATCTGACCCGCAACATCGCGGGCCCGTACTGTGCGATGATCCTCGGCGATCTCGGCGCCGAGGTCATCAAGGTCGAGCGGCCCGGCGGCGGCGACGACACGCGCGAGTGGCGGCCGCCGGCCTGGAACGGCATCAGCACCACGTTTCTCGCCTTCAACCGCAATAAGAAGAGCGTCGCCGTCGACCTGGACCGCGACGAGGGGCGCGACGTGATCGTGAAGATGGCCCGCCGGAGCGACGTGCTGCTGGAGAGCTTCCGGCGCGGCAGCCTCGCGCGCCGCGGGCTCGACTACGCCCGCGTCAGTGCGGAGAACCCGCGCATCGTCTACTGCACCATCACGGGGTTCGGCACCGTGGGACCGCACAAGGACCGGCCGGGCTACGATCCGGTGCTGCAGGCCTACTCGGGCATCATGAGCCTTACGGGGGAGCCGGGCGGCAGGCCGCTCAGGACGGGCCCGTCGATCGTCGACAACGGCACCGGGATGTGGGCGGCGCTCGGCGTTGTCTGTGCGCTGCTGGCCCGGGAGCGCACCGGCCGCGGCGCGCACGTGGAAACGAGCCTGCTCGACACCGGGGTGACGTGGATCGGCTACCATTTGCTCGGGTATCTCGCGACCGGCCGGGTGCCGCAGCCGGTCGGGACTACCGCGACGATGATCGCCCCGTACGAGGGCTTCGCCACCCGCGATGGGTATCTCCAGCTCGCGGCCGGCAACAACCGGATCTGGGTGCAGCTGTGCGAGGTCCTCGAGTTGCCGGATCTGCCGGCCGATCCGCGGTTCCGCACGAACGCGGACCGCGTCGCGCACCGCGACGAGCTGCACGAGATTTTGGAGGCGCGCTTTCGCACCGAGGGCGCCGCGCGCTGGGAGGAACGGCTGCTCGCCCACGGCGTGCCGTGCAGCCGCGTCCGCACGCTCGCCGACGTTGCCGCCGATCCCCAGGTGGCGGCACTCGGTCTGCTCGTGCCGGTGGCCCATCCCGAGATCCCAAACTTTGCGATGGTGGATCTGCCCCTGGCGATCGACGGCCAACGCGCCGCGGCGCAGGTCGCCCCGCCGGCGGTCGGCCAGCACACGGACGAGGTGCTCGGCGAGCTCGGCTACTCGCCCGCGGAGATCGCCGCGCTCAGGGAAACCGGCGCGGTCGGCTAG
- a CDS encoding translational machinery protein produces the protein MRSHVVVWIDHTEARVFHVQPETPGHPQPEPVDEATILSPRHLIHRHPKGQGEAREHPEDATRFFHEVARAVESADALLVVGPASAKTEFVKYLDAHDKPLRAKVAGVETVDHPSDREMVAYARKYFKASDRM, from the coding sequence ATGCGCAGCCACGTCGTCGTCTGGATCGATCACACGGAAGCCCGCGTGTTTCACGTGCAGCCGGAGACGCCCGGCCATCCGCAGCCCGAGCCGGTCGACGAGGCGACGATCCTCTCGCCGCGCCATCTCATCCACCGGCATCCCAAGGGACAGGGCGAAGCCAGAGAGCACCCCGAGGACGCCACGCGGTTCTTTCACGAGGTCGCGCGCGCCGTCGAAAGCGCCGATGCGCTTCTGGTCGTCGGTCCGGCCTCGGCGAAGACCGAATTCGTGAAGTACCTGGACGCGCACGATAAGCCGCTGCGGGCGAAGGTCGCCGGCGTCGAGACCGTCGATCATCCGAGCGATCGAGAGATGGTCGCCTATGCGAGAAAGTACTTCAAGGCCAGCGATCGGATGTAA